Sequence from the Ereboglobus luteus genome:
GAACCACACCGCCACCGAGGCCTTCTTCAAGCAGCACGACTACTTCGGCCTCGCGCCCGCCCGCGTGCATCTTTTCCGCCAGGGCCGCATGCCCGCGATTTCGCCCGACGGCAAAATCCTCCTCGAAACCAAGTCCGCCATCGCCATGTCCCCCGACGGACACGGCGGCTCGCTCCGCGCCCTCCAGCGCAGCGGCGCGCTCGACATCATGCAGCGCGAAGGCATCGACATTCTCAGCTATTTCCAAGTCGACAATCCGCTCATCCGCATCATCGACCCCGCCTTCATCGGCTGGCACCTCGCCCGCCGCTCCGAAATGTCCTCGAAAATGATTCCCAAGGCCTACGCCGAGGAAAAAGTCGGTCACTTCTGCACGCAAAACGACCGCACCGTCGTCATCGAATACTCCGACCTCCCGATGGAAATGCAGCGCGAAACCGATCCCGCCACCGGCAAGCTCCGCTACATCGCCGGCAGCATCGCCATCCATGTTTTGGACACGCAATTCATCCGCCGCATGGCGGGGGGAGCCGCCGGCGGCCACGAAGTCGCGCTTCCCTTCCACCGCGCCGACAAAAAAATCCCCACGATCGACGCCGACGGCAACCCGGTGAAACCCGACAAGCCCAACGGCATAAAATTCGAAATGTTCGTCTTCGACGCCGTCCCGCACGCCAAGAACGCCGTCATCATCGAAACCCGCCGCGCCGACGATTTCAGCCCGGTGAAAAACGCCGAGGGCCTGGACTCGCCCAAAACCTGCCGCGACGACCAGCTCCGCCAATTCGCCCGTTGGTTAAAGCAAGTCGGCGCGCCCGTTGAAACCGACGCCACCGGCCTGCCCGGCATTACCGTGGAAGTGTCACCACTTTTTGGATACGACGAGGAAACCTTCGCCCAATCCTGGGACCGCTTCCCCTCCAAGCCCGCCATCACCGACGGATTGTATCTCGAGTAATTTTTTAATTAACCACGGAGAGCACGGAGAAACACAGAGAAACCAATTCTGACTCCGTGCCCCTCCGTGCTCTCCGTGGTTAAAACAATTCCGCATTCCGAAATCCGCATTCCGCATTCCCATGAGCACTCTCAAAAAAATCCAAGCCGCCGCCAAGTCCGGCGCGCTCCTCCCCTCCACCGCCACCAATCTCGCCGACTGGCTCGCCGCATCACTCCCCGAATGGGCCGTCGCCAGCATCGGTGAGCTCGTTGAAAAACAAGCCTGGCCCGAACTCAACGACCGCTTTTACCGCTACCTCGAATTCGGCACCGGCGGCATGCGCGGACGCACCATCGGCGCCGTTCCCGCCGCCGCCGAAACCGGCAAGCTCTCGCCGCTCGGCACACCCGAGCACGCCGCCATCGGCAGCAACGTCCTCAACGACTTCACGCTCATCCGCGCCGTCATCGGCCTCTACCGCTACACGGCGAAGTTTCTCGCCACGCAAAACCGCGCCGATTCGCCCAAACTCGTCATCGCGCACGACGTGCGCCACTTCTCGCGCCACTTCTGCGAACTCGCCGCCTCCACTTGGACGCGCCTCGGCGGCACCGCCTGCATCTTCGACGGCCCGCGCTCCACGCCGCAACTCAGCTTCAGCGTCCGCTATCTCAAGGCCCACGCCGGCGTCGTCATCACCGCCAGCCACAACCCCCCGCACGACAACGGCTTCAAGGCCTACTTCGAGGACGGCGCGCAAGTCATCGCCCCGCACGACAAAGGCATCGTCGCCGAAGTCAACGCCGTCCCCCTCTCCGAACTCGGCGCCTACCTCGACAAAGATCTGGCGCGTGTCATCACGCTCACGCCCGCCGCCGATGCCGCCTACCACGCCGTCGCCGCCGAATCCATCATCGACAAAACCGTTTTCAAAAAAGCGAAACTCAAAGTCGCCTTCACCAACATCCACGGCACCGGCGCCATCGCCTCGGTTCCCCTCCTCAAAGCCGCCGGCGCGCTCGTTACCCACGTCCCGCAACAAGCCGCGCAAGACCCGCGCTTCCCCACCGTCAAATCGCCCAACCCCGAAAACGCCGAGGCGCTCTCCATTGCCGTCGCTCTTGCCGAAAAAAACAAACTCGACGTCGTCCTTGCCACCGACCCCGACTGCGACCGCATGGGTGTCGCCGTGCGCAACAAAGCCGGCAAAATGGAACTCCTCACCGGCAACCAAGTCGGCGCGCTCTTTGCCGACTACCGCATCACGAAACTCAAGCAACTCGGCCGCATTCCGAAAAAAGGCGGTAAAAACATCGCCCTCATCAAAACCTTCGTGACGACCCCGCTTCAGGACGCCATTGGCGCGGCCCACGGCGTAAAAGTCATCAACACCCTCACCGGCTTCAAATGGATCGCCGCAAAAATCCGCCGCTACGAGGAACAACTCAAGGCGAGCCTCCTCGCCAAGGAAGGCATCGCGCTCGACTACGACCGCACCCCGCACGCCACCCGCGCCAAACTCCTCCAAAAACACAGCACCTATTTCATCTTCGGAAACGAGGAAAGCTACGGCTATCTCGACGGCGACGACGTGCGCGACAAGGACGGCAACACCGCCTGCCTCATGTTCGCCGAACTCTGCGCCTACGTGAAATCGCGCAAACTCACCGTGCCCGAATACCTTGATGAAATCTACCGCAAGCACGGTTACTTCATGGAAGGCGTGATCAACATCTACTATGAAGGCGCGACCGGCGCGGCGAAAATCAAGCGCATCCTGGAAACCTACCGCGCGCGCCCCCCGAAAAAATTCGGCGACATCGCGGTGAAGAAATTCCAGGACTTCGGACGCGCGAAAATCCTCGACGCCGACGGCGAGCGCATCCCCGCGCAAGACCTCTATTTTGTGACCCTCGCCAACGGCTACACCTTCGCCGCCCGCGGCAGCGGCACCGAGCCAAAAATCAAGTTCTACATCTTCGCCAACGCAAAGAATCAGAAGCCGGCAAAAGGCAAAAAGAAACCCACCCTCGCCGAAACAAAAGCCGCCGTAAAAGCCGAGCTGGAACGCGTAAAAACCCTAATCGAAACCGACGCAAGAAACCGCGCGGAATCGTAAAGCTTTTGTAGGGACGCACCTCGCGTGCACCCTCGTTTACGCAGACGTTGCGACCACGCACGCAAAGAGTTTTCGCATACAAGGGCGCGCTGCAAGGCGCGCCCCTTCATGCGCCTTCAAAATAACGCCTGAAATTTCCTGACGCTGCGAAGCGCGAACATCACGCCAACAGCGCCGAGCCAGAGCAAGCTGGGCGCGCCACCACCACCGCCGCCGGAGCTGTTATTACCATTGTTGCCACCGGTGTTGACAGTGAGCACGGCAACCTTGCTGGTAACGGAACCCAACATATTGCCCACAATAACCGTATAGCTGCCTGCATCCGATTGTTGCACCGTCGAAATCGTATAGGTAGAGTTTGTGGCACCGGGAATATCCACATTGTTTTTCTGCCACTGATAAGTCGGATTCGGACCTGCGGCGACAACTCCAAATGTCACCAATCCGCCGACAGTAACAGGCTGACTGACAGGATGGGTGATGATTATGGGCACAGTGTCACCGGCAATATACACTGGAATGGAATTTTGGTTCAAGAGAGCGCTTGCACCCAATTGGCCGAGTATGTTGCTTCCCATGCCCCAGAGCGAACCGTCACTTTTTAGAAACAGGCTATGATACCATCCAGCGGCCACAGCACTGACATCGGTGGTTACTTTAACGGGTGTGTTATGACTTGTAGTGGTGCCATCACCCAAACGGCCGTCGTCGTTGTTTCCCATCGCCCAAAGTGTGTTATCATTTTTCACAAACAAACTGTGATTCCAGTTAGCAGCAATTACAGGGCTTACATTGGTAGTTATTTGCGTGGCAGTGCTTTGGGTTGCATTAGTGCCATTCCCCAACTGACCAGAAGCGTTCCATCCCATAGTCCAAAGTGTGCCGTCGTTTTTTACGAACAGGCTATGATTCCATCCAGCAGCAATGGCAATGACGTCGGTGGCTATTTGCACGGGGGTAAACGGATCATCAATGGAGGCTAGCCCCAACTGGCCCGCATCATTGCTTCCCATGCCCCAAAGCGTGCCGTTGCTTTTAAGAAATAGGCTGTGATCACGCCCGGCAGCCACGGCGATAACGTCAGTGGCCACTTGCACGGGAGTGCTTTGGGTCGAGACGATTGAGGCATCGCCCAATTGCCCGTATTTGTTGCGCCCCATGGCCCAAAGCGACTTGTCAGCCTTTATGAACAGGCTGTGCTCATACCCAGCAGCCGCGGCAGAAACGCCTTCGGCCACCTTTACAGGAGAGCTTCGGTTCACAGTAGTATCATCCCCCAGCTGGCTGTAATCGTTGAGCCCCATAGCCCAAAGCGTGCCGTCATCTTTTATGAACAAGCTATGCTTACCTCCAGTTGCCACAGTAAGAACACCGACCGCCACTTGATCGGGAGTGGTTCGCTTTGTGGTTGTGCCATCACCCAGCTCGCCACTGTCGTTATTTCCCGTGGCCCAAAGCGTGCCGTCATCAGTTATATACAAACTATGACAATAACCGGCGGCTATTTTGACGACGCTGACGGCGTTTGCTTGCGGAGCGGCGACTGCCAAAAGACAGACCGTAAGGATCAGAGGGCGGAGGATGGAGGACATCGATGTTTTGGTGGATATGGAGAGCTTCATGAGCGGGTGAAAGTATGGGGTGCTTCCGATTGGTGGGAGTGAGTTGATGGGTTGCTAACGAATTTGTCCTCAACAATTGACCGGCAGGGCTTGTTTTTCAAGCAGGTAATAGCTCGAGCGGGGTTCTTCCCCGCGCCGGTTACTCAAAATGATGCCAGCGTGAATTGAGAAGCGGACTTAAATGTTTGCGCAGAAAACGGATGCGGCTTGGGAGCGCGGTCTTTCCCGGGCGATGCAAGCAACACCCCTATATGGTGCGTCTATCTTTTCATCGCGCGGCGCAACACAATCATCACGCCAACAGCGCCGAGCCAGAGCAAGCTGGGCGCGCCACCGCCACCTCCACCACCGGAACTTCCGTCGTTGTTGTTATTTCCACCATTGCCACCGGAGCCGTCGCCGACGGTGAGTGTGGCGGCAAAGCTGGTGGCACTGCCTTTTGGATTGGTGGCGACACAGCGATATTGCATACCGCTTAGTTTGGTGGTGGCCGCGGTGATGACGAGCGTGTCGGTGGCGGCGCCACTGTAGAGAGCGGAGTCCGAAATATCCGCCCAAGACCTGCCGTTGGTCGAGGATTGCCAGCGCAATGACGGCGCAGGATCGCCCGAG
This genomic interval carries:
- a CDS encoding UTP--glucose-1-phosphate uridylyltransferase, with translation MATPEIIEAFQRAGQGHVFAFYNELAPAERERLLADAAEIDLAEIARLHKTLVADGASAALNLEGLAPAPYEPLPENGGDTDAWAAAKTAGEEALRAGRVAAFVVAGGQGTRLGYNGPKGSFPVTPLKNKTLFQVFAEKIRAAGLRYGKPIHWFIMTSHANHTATEAFFKQHDYFGLAPARVHLFRQGRMPAISPDGKILLETKSAIAMSPDGHGGSLRALQRSGALDIMQREGIDILSYFQVDNPLIRIIDPAFIGWHLARRSEMSSKMIPKAYAEEKVGHFCTQNDRTVVIEYSDLPMEMQRETDPATGKLRYIAGSIAIHVLDTQFIRRMAGGAAGGHEVALPFHRADKKIPTIDADGNPVKPDKPNGIKFEMFVFDAVPHAKNAVIIETRRADDFSPVKNAEGLDSPKTCRDDQLRQFARWLKQVGAPVETDATGLPGITVEVSPLFGYDEETFAQSWDRFPSKPAITDGLYLE
- a CDS encoding phospho-sugar mutase — encoded protein: MSTLKKIQAAAKSGALLPSTATNLADWLAASLPEWAVASIGELVEKQAWPELNDRFYRYLEFGTGGMRGRTIGAVPAAAETGKLSPLGTPEHAAIGSNVLNDFTLIRAVIGLYRYTAKFLATQNRADSPKLVIAHDVRHFSRHFCELAASTWTRLGGTACIFDGPRSTPQLSFSVRYLKAHAGVVITASHNPPHDNGFKAYFEDGAQVIAPHDKGIVAEVNAVPLSELGAYLDKDLARVITLTPAADAAYHAVAAESIIDKTVFKKAKLKVAFTNIHGTGAIASVPLLKAAGALVTHVPQQAAQDPRFPTVKSPNPENAEALSIAVALAEKNKLDVVLATDPDCDRMGVAVRNKAGKMELLTGNQVGALFADYRITKLKQLGRIPKKGGKNIALIKTFVTTPLQDAIGAAHGVKVINTLTGFKWIAAKIRRYEEQLKASLLAKEGIALDYDRTPHATRAKLLQKHSTYFIFGNEESYGYLDGDDVRDKDGNTACLMFAELCAYVKSRKLTVPEYLDEIYRKHGYFMEGVINIYYEGATGAAKIKRILETYRARPPKKFGDIAVKKFQDFGRAKILDADGERIPAQDLYFVTLANGYTFAARGSGTEPKIKFYIFANAKNQKPAKGKKKPTLAETKAAVKAELERVKTLIETDARNRAES
- a CDS encoding immunoglobulin domain-containing protein, encoding MKLSISTKTSMSSILRPLILTVCLLAVAAPQANAVSVVKIAAGYCHSLYITDDGTLWATGNNDSGELGDGTTTKRTTPDQVAVGVLTVATGGKHSLFIKDDGTLWAMGLNDYSQLGDDTTVNRSSPVKVAEGVSAAAAGYEHSLFIKADKSLWAMGRNKYGQLGDASIVSTQSTPVQVATDVIAVAAGRDHSLFLKSNGTLWGMGSNDAGQLGLASIDDPFTPVQIATDVIAIAAGWNHSLFVKNDGTLWTMGWNASGQLGNGTNATQSTATQITTNVSPVIAANWNHSLFVKNDNTLWAMGNNDDGRLGDGTTTSHNTPVKVTTDVSAVAAGWYHSLFLKSDGSLWGMGSNILGQLGASALLNQNSIPVYIAGDTVPIIITHPVSQPVTVGGLVTFGVVAAGPNPTYQWQKNNVDIPGATNSTYTISTVQQSDAGSYTVIVGNMLGSVTSKVAVLTVNTGGNNGNNSSGGGGGGAPSLLWLGAVGVMFALRSVRKFQALF